The Zea mays cultivar B73 unplaced genomic scaffold, Zm-B73-REFERENCE-NAM-5.0 scaffold_327, whole genome shotgun sequence genome segment GCTACTTGATCGGCGGGGAGGAAGATCTCCAAGTATGGGGCAAAGGATCAAGCGCTTTTACTTTGCTTTGTCCCCCGGGATCCACCACAGGTTGGGTTTGAGAGCCGTGTGATGGGTGACTATCTAGCACGGTTCAGAGAGCACGTGTATGTAGTCTGCGCTGGTGAATGGAAGCCCCCGCCGCAAAAAAGAAGCGGCTTTTCCCACGGCTCTGTCACCATTGACTCTATTTATTATTATGGTAAATCATTGTATCAAGATGTCAATCTTAGATCTTATTTCAGTTCGATACGTCCACCTACGAGACTCACCTTTGGCTTTCGTCTCGGTAGGTGTATTATTCTACATTTTCCCAAAAGGACATTCATTCATTTCTTTCTTCCCCGTCGACCACTACGACTAAAACGACGCGACAAATCAAGACCCGGAAAGGATAAGGGCCGGTGGTGGGCATTTGGGAAAGTCGGGCCGATCGGGTGTCTTCATTCAAGCGAGGGTACAGAGGAAGAACGAAACGAAGTGAGAGGCCGGGGGGCAGGGAAAAGAGTCGAGTCGATCGACCGGGAGAAGCAAAACGAAATCAGGATTTGGCCGAAAAAGATGCAACGTTATGGATACCATGACCGATCACCATCGAGAAAGAAGAATTTTTCTAAATCACTTCGGGTGAGCGGGGCCTTCAAGCATCCGAAATACGCCGGGGTTGTAAATGACATAGCCTTCCTGATAGAAAATGACGACTCCTTCATAAAAACAAAGTTATTCAAGTTCTTTTTTTTACCAAAGAAGTCCCGCTCTGACGGCCCGACGAGTCATCTACTAAAAAGGACCCTCCCCGCTGTGCGCCCCTCCTTGAATTATTCGGTCATGCAATACTTTTTTAATACAAAGAACAAAATGCATTTCGACCCCGTCGTAGTTCTCAATCATTTCGTGGCACCGGGTGTGGCTGAACCATCTACGATGGGGGGagcgaagggaggaagcttagatAAGAGAATACGCTCTCGCATCGCTTTTTTTGTAGAAAGCTCGACCAGCGATAAAAAGTGTTTGGCCCGAGCCAAAAAGAGGTTGATCCACTTCATTCGCCAAGCGAATGATCTTCGCTTCGCGGGAACAACAAAAACCACCATCTCGCTCTTTCCTTTCTTCGGTGCTACCTTTTTTTTTCAAGGGATGGGGTTGGGGTGTATAATAACCCATTTTATGAGTATGCCCGGGAACAACTCCTAGGTCAATTAAGGATCAAATGTAGGAACCTCATGGGTAAGGATAAGGTAATGGAATTGATAGAGAAATTCATAGACCTAGGTAGGATAGGCAAATTGATAAAGGGAATAGAGATGATGATAGAGATCATACTGAGAAAGAGGAGAATTCCGTACGGGTACAACTCTTATTTGAACGAAGTGCAAAAAATGCGATCTTTTTTGTCTAATAGAACAAACACTAATACCTTAATTGAGTCGGTAAAGATCAAATCAGTTTATCAAAGTGCTTCTCTGATTGCTCAAGACATCTCTTTTCAACTGAGGAACAATCCAATCTCATTTCGTTCCATTTTTAGTAAAATAGTTAAGGATATTCCATTAATAATGCCAAAAGGGGTGGAGGGGATACGTATTTGTTGTTCTGGTCGATTAGGGGGTGCGGAAATAGCTAGAACTGAATGCGGA includes the following:
- the LOC118474747 gene encoding ribosomal protein S3, mitochondrial-like, whose amino-acid sequence is MGDYLARFREHVYVVCAGEWKPPPQKRSGFSHGSVTIDSIYYYGKSLYQDVNLRSYFSSIRPPTRLTFGFRLGRCIILHFPKRTFIHFFLPRRPLRLKRRDKSRPGKDKGRWWAFGKVGPIGCLHSSEGTEEERNEVRGRGAGKRVESIDREKQNEIRIWPKKMQRYGYHDRSPSRKKNFSKSLRVSGAFKHPKYAGVVNDIAFLIENDDSFIKTKLFKFFFLPKKSRSDGPTSHLLKRTLPAVRPSLNYSVMQYFFNTKNKMHFDPVVVLNHFVAPGVAEPSTMGGAKGGSLDKRIRSRIAFFVESSTSDKKCLARAKKRLIHFIRQANDLRFAGTTKTTISLFPFFGATFFFQGMGLGCIITHFMSMPGNNS